The following is a genomic window from Bacillota bacterium.
GTACACGGCTGTCCATCAAGGAAAGGTACTGTACGTTTCCGGAGAGGAATCCCTAGCGCAGCTTAAACTCAGAGCTCAGCGGCTGGGTCTCTTAACGGATCAGCTGATCGTCCTTGCTGAATCAGATGCCCATATCATTGGGGAACACATAGAATCGCTGCAGCCAAAGCTGGTTCTGATCGATTCGATTCAAACCATGTATCTGCCGGATTTGAATTCGGCTCCCGGCAGTGTAGCGCAGGTTCGGGAAGGAGCTGCTTTTTTCCTGAAACTGGCGAAAGGACTTGGGATTCCCATCATTTTAGTGGGGCATGTTACTAAAGGCGGATCTTTTGCCGGACCCAAAGTATTAGAACATGCCGTTGATTACGTATTATACTTTGAAGGCGAAAATCAGCAGTCAGTCAGAATTATCCGCGGTGTAAAAAATAGGTTCGGATCCACCAATGAAGTCGGCATTTTTGACATGACCTCGCAGGGATTGGTGGCGGTAGATAATCCCTCAGGTTTGTTTTTAGCGGAAAGACCGGTTGACAGTTCCGGTTCAGTGGTTGTGCCCTGCATCGAGGGTACACGGCCTCTGCTGGTTGAGATTCAAGCGTTAGTGGCGCAAACACCGTTCAGCGGTACACCGCGGCGGCAGGCAACCGGAGTGGACTATCAGCGTTTTTCGATCATTCTGGCTGTGTTAGAAAAACGCCAGGGCTATCATCTTCAAACTCAGGATGTCTTTGTAAATGTAGCCGGCGGCTTTAAGCTGACCGAACCAGGAGTGGATCTGGGCATTGCCTGTGCTGTAGCCTCCAGCTACCGCAACCGGGTGATACCGCCTGAGCTGGCAGTCATCGGTGAAGTGGGTTTATCGGGGGAAATCCGCGGTGTTAGTCAGATCGAGGCCCGCCTCAAAGAACTCGCTAAACTTGGTTTTAAACGGGCTGTCATTCCCGCAGTCGGTGGGAAAGTCAGCTCGGATATCAAGGTAACTCAGGTCAAAACTATCTCTGCGGCTCTGGAGGTAGTGTTCAGTTAATTTGTGGAAGGGGGTTCATGGATGAAAGAAACAGCTGATCAAGAGCAAATGTTTTTAAAGAATTTAAGTCTTGTAGCACCGGGAACTCAGTTGTATGATGCTTTAGAGAATGTACTGCGGGCGCGCACCGGCGGCCTGATTGTGGTCGGCGATGATCCGGAAATCATGGCGATGGTGAACGGCGGCTTTAAGATTGATGCTGAAATGCACCCAGCAGCCCTTTATGAGCTGGCTAAAATGGATGGTGCGATCGTGCTGTCCAGTGATGCTAAAAGAATCTTGTACGCAAATGTCCAGCTGACTCCGGATCACATGATTCCCAGCTTTGAAACGGGCACCCGCCACCGCACTGCAGAAAGGGTCGCCAAGCAGACAAATCAGCTGGTGATTGCCATTTCGCAGCGGCGGAATGTTATTACCATGTATTGGGGAAATAATAAGTATGTGGTGCGCGATGTCAGTGTAATTTTGGCGAAAGCCAACCAAGCCCTCTCCACTTTGGAAAAGTACAAAAGTGTGATGGAACAGTCCCTGATCAATTTGAGTGCACTGGAATTCGAGAATTTTGTGACCCTCTTTGATGTGGCGACCGTAATTCAGCGCGGTCAGATGGTGTTTCGGATTGCTCATGAAATTGAACGGTACATAGTGCAGTTAGGTTCGGAAGGCAGGCTGGTTAATATGCAGCTAGAAGAGCTGATGTCTGATATCGCTGATGAAGGTCTGCTGGTAGCGAAAGACTACTATATTGAACCTGAGAAGACTGTTGAAGAAATCTGGGGAGAAATGGTTGAGTGGGATTCCGAAGATCTGCTTAATCTGCCTTTAATTGTTCGGGCTTTAGGATATGCAGGAGTGAGCAGCAGCACTTTAGAGCAGTCGGTTACTCCCAAAGGATATCGGATTCTCAGCAAAATACCCCGGCTGCCCATGCCGGTAATTGAAAATCTCGTTGACCGGTTTCAGTCGCTGCCAGAAATCTGCGATGCTTCCATTGAAGAGCTCGATGATGTCGAGGGTATTGGTGAAGTGCGGGCTAAGGCCATCCAGGATGGACTGCGCCGCATTCGCGAGCAGGTTTTATTGGATCGGCATCTGTAAAATCAGTTTGGTTTTATTTAGTGCGGAATCCGCTATTTTTTGCGATAACCGGTGCGGATAATGGATTGTGATTGACTTTTTTCGCAAAAAGTGGTAAATTTAAACTGATACCTAAATGAAGCCCCAAGGGATCCGAACCAATAAAAGGGCAGATAGGAGGTCCTAAGTTTGTATAGTGTCGGGGATAAAGTCGTGTACCCCATGCACGGCGCCGGAGTTATCGAGGCCATAGAGGAACGAGAAGTTCTAGGCGAAAAAAGGCAGTATTATATTATGGCTATGCCCATCGGTGATATGAAAGTGATGATTCCGTTGGACGCCGTAGACGATATTGGACTGCGCGAAGTAATTAATGAGGATGAAGCGAAAGAGGTCATTGAAGTACTCAAGGGACAGATGTCAAAAATGTCCTCTAACTGGAATCGGCGTTATCGCGCCAATATGGAAAAAATTAAAAGCGGAGACATTTTTGAAGTAGCTGAAGTAGTGCGGAATTTGACTA
Proteins encoded in this region:
- the disA gene encoding DNA integrity scanning protein DisA; protein product: MKETADQEQMFLKNLSLVAPGTQLYDALENVLRARTGGLIVVGDDPEIMAMVNGGFKIDAEMHPAALYELAKMDGAIVLSSDAKRILYANVQLTPDHMIPSFETGTRHRTAERVAKQTNQLVIAISQRRNVITMYWGNNKYVVRDVSVILAKANQALSTLEKYKSVMEQSLINLSALEFENFVTLFDVATVIQRGQMVFRIAHEIERYIVQLGSEGRLVNMQLEELMSDIADEGLLVAKDYYIEPEKTVEEIWGEMVEWDSEDLLNLPLIVRALGYAGVSSSTLEQSVTPKGYRILSKIPRLPMPVIENLVDRFQSLPEICDASIEELDDVEGIGEVRAKAIQDGLRRIREQVLLDRHL
- a CDS encoding CarD family transcriptional regulator, translated to MYSVGDKVVYPMHGAGVIEAIEEREVLGEKRQYYIMAMPIGDMKVMIPLDAVDDIGLREVINEDEAKEVIEVLKGQMSKMSSNWNRRYRANMEKIKSGDIFEVAEVVRNLTIRDNEKGLSAGERKMLDVARQILISELVLVTGSTESEIDELISSHLD
- the radA gene encoding DNA repair protein RadA yields the protein MAKASIRFVCQNCGADYPKWMGRCSDCGEWNTIVEERTSSSRAKHQPWVETSGSKAPVAITEVVSAAESRSTTGMAELDRVLGGGIVPGSLGLLGGEPGVGKSTLLMQVAAYTAVHQGKVLYVSGEESLAQLKLRAQRLGLLTDQLIVLAESDAHIIGEHIESLQPKLVLIDSIQTMYLPDLNSAPGSVAQVREGAAFFLKLAKGLGIPIILVGHVTKGGSFAGPKVLEHAVDYVLYFEGENQQSVRIIRGVKNRFGSTNEVGIFDMTSQGLVAVDNPSGLFLAERPVDSSGSVVVPCIEGTRPLLVEIQALVAQTPFSGTPRRQATGVDYQRFSIILAVLEKRQGYHLQTQDVFVNVAGGFKLTEPGVDLGIACAVASSYRNRVIPPELAVIGEVGLSGEIRGVSQIEARLKELAKLGFKRAVIPAVGGKVSSDIKVTQVKTISAALEVVFS